The following proteins are co-located in the Besnoitia besnoiti strain Bb-Ger1 chromosome Unknown contig00007, whole genome shotgun sequence genome:
- a CDS encoding uncharacterized protein (encoded by transcript BESB_072060), protein MLGRRRKGGLERSAAPAKETKKWRLELNEENACASPRLSSQPRTSLSISSSSSVDSHIYYVDSASERSRSSSSSRPSGVRTPGDRREGEEDALAPELTEEELRLLQADDDDEGEREREREDRKAEADKQQADDSAQGNGEEVARPKKRRRFAWMESDDESITASSSDSEEDEEPSALPPAAEEPKTPSPSSACPTPLPPGAPRNSLFTVSPPSLSSSSSPPSLGAASPPPNSSSPVSPEASTAPPEPERDVVSASVFVSDLAALGLQFAGGDREELCEGMQRCITTLYLMNLSFEASLGEIETWVESHLQVRPLDVFPSPSATAPDAAPPGAKAPFAAPRSPFGAAPPGDRSPSDSQHHRGRVFVELGSYTKVRLGVQKLNGLYLRGRPVRALFAFTVKGRPCTLQTAMHLKFLRQHVLQEVMGVEGAPRFQRKKPGWNIDGGCNWVGT, encoded by the coding sequence aTGTTGGGGCGTCGCAGGAAGGGGGGCCTGGAGCGctcagccgcgcccgcgaaagAGACCAAGAAGTGGAGGTTGGAGCTGAATGAAGAGAACGCttgcgcctctcctcgcttgtCTTCGCAGCCGCGTACCTCCCTCAGCATCTCGTCCTCATCATCTGTGGATTCGCACATATACTACGTGGACTCTGCTTCTGAGCGGAGTCGcagctcctcgtcctcccGGCCctcaggtgtacgtacacccggggacaggcgcgaaggagaagaagacgcgcttGCGCCGGAGCTgacggaggaggagcttCGGCTGCTCcaggcggacgacgacgacgagggcgagagggagagggagagggaggatcGGAAGGCCGAGGCTGACAAACAGCAGGCAGATGATAGCGCGCAGGGGAATGGAGAAGAGGTtgcgaggccgaagaagcGACGACGGTTCGCGTGGATGGAAAGCGACGACGAAAGCATTACGGCGAGCAGCAGTGAcagtgaagaagacgaggagccCAGCGCGCTCCCTCCGGCTGCAGAAGAGCCCAAAACGCCGTCGCCATCCTCGGCCTGCCCGACCCCCCTTCCtcctggcgcgccgcgcaacaGTTTGTTCACtgtttctccgccttctctttcctcgtcttcttcgccgccgtctctcggcgctgcgtcgccgccgcccaactcgtcgtcgcctgtctctccggAGGCCTCGACCGCGCCTCCAGAGCCCGAGCGGGATGTCGTGTCGGCGTCAGTCTTCGTCTCTGATTTGGCGGCGCTGGGGCTCCAgttcgcgggcggcgaccgcgaggagcTCTGTGAAGGCATGCAGCGCTGCATCACGACTTTGTACCTGATGAATTTGTCCTTCGAGGCCTCCCTCGGCGAAATCGAGACGTGGGTGGAGTCGCACCTGCAGGTCCGGCCGCTGGACGTCTtcccgtcgccctccgcgaccgcgcccgacgcggcgccgcccgggGCGAAGGCTCCGTTCGCGGCCCCGCGGTCCCCGTTCGGGGCTGCGCCCCCGGGGGACAGGTCTCCCAGCGACTCGCAGCACCACCGCGGGCGGGTGTTTGTCGAGTTGGGCAGCTACACCAAGGTCCGCCTGGGCGTGCAGAAACTGAACGGCCTTTACCTTCGCGGGCGCCCAGtccgcgcgctcttcgccttcacCGTGAAGGGACGACCTTGCACGTTGCAGACGGCGATGCATCTCAAGTTTCTTCGGCAGCACGTGCTGCAGGAAGTCATGGgcgtggagggcgcgccgcgattCCAGCGAAAGAAACCTGGATGGAACATCGACGGCGGCTGTAACTGGGTCGGCACCTag
- a CDS encoding uncharacterized protein (encoded by transcript BESB_072070), whose amino-acid sequence MKKRRARAKEERNELGTDKEFQPTGNAELALPLQAQAEEEETAARRLDTQRGRISIPKGAEGERRRRECRQQRRGKTTTGITEVWHNGTRALP is encoded by the coding sequence atgaagaagcggagagcgagagcaAAAGAGGAACGGAACGAGTTGGGCACGGACAAGGAGTTCCAACCAACAGGCAACGCGGAGCTagcgctgcctctgcaagctcaggcagaagaggaggaaacggcTGCGAGGAGGCTGGACACGCAGCGCGGACGAATCTCGATTCCTaagggcgcggaaggcgagcgacggcgacgagaaTGCAGACAGCAAAGGCGAGGGAAGACCACAACGGGAATTACCGAGGTTTGGCACAACGGCACAAGAGCACTCCCGTAG
- a CDS encoding uncharacterized protein (encoded by transcript BESB_072080) codes for MIDCEKVEALVGGMRTESHHAFYVIAVCAGSCGIISLKLALALPADGGSLAWVLASTRLPYEHIHSSLEV; via the coding sequence ATGATTGACTGCGAGAAAGTAGAGGCCTTGGTGGGGGGCATGCGAACGGAGAGCCATCACGCGTTCTACGTAATCGCTGTCTGCGCAGGTTCATGCGGCATCATTTCTCTTAAACTGGCACTCGCCTTGCCCGCCGATGGAGGCAGCCTGGCCTGGGTACTCGCCAGCACACGTTTGCCGTATGAACATATCCACTCTTCCTTGGAGGTATAA
- a CDS encoding 1,3(4)-beta-glucanase (encoded by transcript BESB_072090), translating to METHSGRLPSLAISSGRGDAVLKHAQKMAKGPPLLLFFSLLFLGIVDTSRPSFSDGLRVVAAAPPPNSTGSAATEGPSSTPNSSDEAEEESGERPKLEETEQQPRHAREDNEEGRPRPEEPGQQMQRPDEDDAKGGEQIDGSGDNRHEKKGCRLLSAAGASAGEGGAEPADCEGPAASNNERDRKTEQEPQATPRRLAAEATTRSRSQRRPLPAAVSSRFVSFPPQRRKTPELYTEHGCRDTWYKARTYEGWEILDESKFWFFSYDDPTGGYVNYVPREEAIQKGLVAVTADGRTVLKVDAWNSVGASSRGRDSVRLSAVEGFDDALWVVSLNHAPEGCGTWPALWTTGADPWPASGEIDLYEGVNLNRKNRVSLHTSQGCNMWGIDETNFAGTWAYSGDGVEARDCYVHATPYNTGCSIEPIEDAFGEAFNEKGGGVYVLELKRDRHVRAWYFTHQEVPTDLRVGSPDPDRWAEKEKLPIAAFPLTNRNCPGPKHLWGHRLIINTTFCGGWAGNLFSRAGGCPGEGMDACRAFVRDNPSQFKNAFWEFNYIHVYLPGAPTCVTTTTTTTTFPVSTGWPVYPPPQTSTSTSTLPPTVSPSPWPPLTDSQWWQGLYYSLALLAGHSESTQPPCLEADVDYLGHDLHKYEEFIYTAEQCRLLCLHTTGCFYFSFVQSSASCYLKDIQALLNRRTGQMGIVSGQKRCQ from the exons ATGGAGACGCACAGCGGACGCCTTCCTTCATTGGCCATCAGTAGTggacgaggcgacgccgttTTGAAACACGCGCAGAAAATGGCGAAAGGCCCGCCGCTCCTCTtgttcttctctcttctctttctggGGATAGTCGACACAAGTCGCCCCTCTTTCTCGG ATGGCCTCCGAGTTGTCGCGGCAGCCCCCCCACCGAACTCCACTggctccgccgcgacagAGGGCCCTTCGTCGACCCCCAATTCTTCAGatgaagcagaagaagaaagcggagaaCGACCGAAActcgaggagacagagcaaCAGCCAAGACATGCCCGCGAAGACAACGAAgaggggcggccgcggccggaAGAGCCAGGGCAGCAAATGCAGCGCccagacgaggacgacgctaAGGGCGGTGAACAGATAGATGGAAGCGGCGACAACAGGCACGAGAAGAAAGGCTGTCGTCTCCTATCCGCTGCAGGGGCCTCGgcgggagaaggaggagcggaGCCGGCAGACTGTGAAgggcccgcggcgagcaACAACgaaagagacagaaaaactGAACAAGAACCCCAGGCAACCCCGAGACGTCTAGCCGCCGAAGCCACCACACGCTCGCGTTCGCAGCGTCGCCCACTCCCGGCGGCTGTGTCTTCCCGTTTTGTTTCCttcccgccgcagcggcgcaaaACCCCCGAGCTGTATACTGAGCACGGCTGCCGCGACACGTGGTACAAGGCACGGACCTACGAAGGCTGGGAGATCCTTGACGAGTCAAAATTCTGGTTCTTCTCGTACGACGACCCCACAGGCGGATACGTCAACTATGTcccgcgagaagaagccaTTCAAAAAGGGCTCGTAGCGGTGACCGCTGACGGCAGGACTGTACTCAAAGTCGACGCGTGGAACTCGGTCGGGGCGTCGtcacgcggccgcgactcCGTTCGGCTCTCTGCCGTCGAGGGCTTTGACGAT GCTCTGTGGGTCGTCAGTCTGAACCACGCGCCAGAGGGTTGTGGGACGTGGCCCGCCTTGTGGACAACGGGGGCAGATCCGTGGCCGGCTAGCGGCGAGATCGACCTCTACGAAGGGGTGAATTTGAACCGTAAAAACCGTGTTTCTCTCCACACCTCTCAGGGCTGCAATATGTGGGGCATCGACGAAACCAACTTTGCAGGGACCTGGGCGTAtagcggcgacggcgtggaggcccGTGATTGCTACGTCCACGCAACGCCGTACAACACTGGTTGCTCCATTGAGCCGATTGAGGACGCGTTTGGGGAGGCGTTCAACGAGAAGGGGGGCGGCGTCTACGTGCTTGAGCTGAAGCGCGACCGGCACGTCCGCGCGTGGTATTTCACACACCAGGAAGTCCCCACGGACCTGCGCGTCGGGTCGCCAGACCCCGACAGGTgggcggagaaggaaaaactTCCTATCGCGGCCTTTCCGCTGACCAATCGCAACTGCCCGGGGCCAAAACACTTGTGGGGACACCGGCTGATAATCAATACGACCTTTTGTGGCGGCTGGGCCGGTAACTTGTTTTCGAGGGCGGGCGGATGCCCAGGCGAAGGCATggacgcctgccgcgccttcgtTCGCGACAACCCGAGCCAATTCAAAAACGCCTTCTGGGAGTTCAACTACATCCACGTCTACCTGCCTGGAGCCCCCACATGTG TCACGACAACGACCACGACGACAACTTTTCCTGTCAGCACAGGGTGGCCGGTGTATCCGCCACCTCAAACGTCCACGAGCACATCGACGCTTCCGCCGACTGTGTCGCCCAGTCCGTGGCCCCCGCTGACAGACAGCCAGTGGTGGCAGGGCCTGTACTACTCcctggcgctgctggcggggCACTCGGAGTCGACTCAGCCGCCCTGTCTCGAGGCTGACGTCGACTACCTGGGCCACGACCTCCACAAGTACGAAGAATTCATCTACACCGCCGAACAGTGCCGTCTCTTGTGTCTCCACACAACGGGGTGCTTCTACTTCTCCTTCGTTCAAAGCAGCGCTTCCTGCTACCTCAAAGACATCCAAGCCCTTCTGAACCGCCGCACCGGTCAAATG GGTATCGTTTCCGGGCAAAAACGGTGCCAGTGA